From Excalfactoria chinensis isolate bCotChi1 chromosome 4, bCotChi1.hap2, whole genome shotgun sequence, one genomic window encodes:
- the LOC140251384 gene encoding uncharacterized protein isoform X1, whose protein sequence is MPYNSFGKSRLQPSESLNGQRWIFLRKGLDDFRDGFPPSFENMIVYGKKRPVSVILKSSAVKSSHTAPWNKSKKPSKIQLFKEVTDIFSPRILFKSKVDYEQENQSLQEVQDHMEDKKIKVTSYKILVGSKESRGKKAGTSLSKKVAAREKEAMQGNPAPLDKYIKQVTKRFCDWVMSLGGGNWNIDEDALRSLLSTSCEREATFPVPFRAVKLHVQPEQSKSQEASPPKTAVRCSHQLGCLPCQVKEIEDAQLYSTQAFKEFLERKGYRKPQFLLKMLAGRNGNGAQEKIFQAFKK, encoded by the exons atgCCATATAACAGCTTTGGCAAAAGCAGACTGCAGCCCTCAGAGTCACTTAATGGCCAGCGCTGGATATTCCTGAGAAAAGGCCTAGATGACTTCAGGGATGGCTTTCCTCcttcatttgaaaacatgatTGTGTATGGTAAAAAGCGACCTGTCTCAGTTATCCTGAAAAGCAGCGCAGTAAAGTCTTCACACACAGCTCCATGGAACAAAAGCAAGAAGCCCAGCAAAATACAG CTCTTCAAAGAGGTTACTGATATCTTCAGTCCCAGAATCTTATTTAAGAGTAAGGTTGACTATGAACAGGAGAATCAAAGTCTTCAGGAAGTACAGGATCATATGGaggacaagaaaataaaagtaacaaGTTACAAGATACTAGTAGG CAGCAAGGAATCTCGAGGCAAAAAAGCAGGTACTTCCCTTTCCAAGAAGGtagcagcaagagaaaaagaggcCATGCAGGGTAACCCAGCTCCACTTGACAAATACATAAAGCAAGTAACCAAGCGTTTTTGCGATTGGGTTATGTCCTTG GGAGGAGGGAACTGGAATATTGATGAAGATGCACTCAGGAGTTtgctcagcaccagctgtgAAAGGGAGGCCACCTTTCCTGTACCTTTCCGTGCAGTGAAACTCCATGTGCAACCAGAGCAGTCAAAAAGCCAAGAGGCTTCACCTCCCAAGACTGCTGTCAGATGTTCTCATCAACTAGGGTGCCTGCCATGCCAGGTTAAG GAGATAGAAGATGCACAGCTGTACAGTACACAGGCCTTTAAGGAGTTCCTGGAAAGAAAGGGCTACCGAAAGCCTCAG ttcctcCTGAAAATGCTGGCTGGGAGAAATGGTAATGGAGCTCAAGAGAAGATTTTCCAAGCTTTTAAGAAGTGA
- the LOC140251384 gene encoding uncharacterized protein isoform X2, producing the protein MPYNSFGKSRLQPSESLNGQRWIFLRKGLDDFRDGFPPSFENMIVYGKKRPVSVILKSSAVKSSHTAPWNKSKKPSKIQLFKEVTDIFSPRILFKSKVDYEQENQSLQEVQDHMEDKKIKVTSYKILVGKESRGKKAGTSLSKKVAAREKEAMQGNPAPLDKYIKQVTKRFCDWVMSLGGGNWNIDEDALRSLLSTSCEREATFPVPFRAVKLHVQPEQSKSQEASPPKTAVRCSHQLGCLPCQVKEIEDAQLYSTQAFKEFLERKGYRKPQFLLKMLAGRNGNGAQEKIFQAFKK; encoded by the exons atgCCATATAACAGCTTTGGCAAAAGCAGACTGCAGCCCTCAGAGTCACTTAATGGCCAGCGCTGGATATTCCTGAGAAAAGGCCTAGATGACTTCAGGGATGGCTTTCCTCcttcatttgaaaacatgatTGTGTATGGTAAAAAGCGACCTGTCTCAGTTATCCTGAAAAGCAGCGCAGTAAAGTCTTCACACACAGCTCCATGGAACAAAAGCAAGAAGCCCAGCAAAATACAG CTCTTCAAAGAGGTTACTGATATCTTCAGTCCCAGAATCTTATTTAAGAGTAAGGTTGACTATGAACAGGAGAATCAAAGTCTTCAGGAAGTACAGGATCATATGGaggacaagaaaataaaagtaacaaGTTACAAGATACTAGTAGG CAAGGAATCTCGAGGCAAAAAAGCAGGTACTTCCCTTTCCAAGAAGGtagcagcaagagaaaaagaggcCATGCAGGGTAACCCAGCTCCACTTGACAAATACATAAAGCAAGTAACCAAGCGTTTTTGCGATTGGGTTATGTCCTTG GGAGGAGGGAACTGGAATATTGATGAAGATGCACTCAGGAGTTtgctcagcaccagctgtgAAAGGGAGGCCACCTTTCCTGTACCTTTCCGTGCAGTGAAACTCCATGTGCAACCAGAGCAGTCAAAAAGCCAAGAGGCTTCACCTCCCAAGACTGCTGTCAGATGTTCTCATCAACTAGGGTGCCTGCCATGCCAGGTTAAG GAGATAGAAGATGCACAGCTGTACAGTACACAGGCCTTTAAGGAGTTCCTGGAAAGAAAGGGCTACCGAAAGCCTCAG ttcctcCTGAAAATGCTGGCTGGGAGAAATGGTAATGGAGCTCAAGAGAAGATTTTCCAAGCTTTTAAGAAGTGA